In the genome of Raphanus sativus cultivar WK10039 chromosome 9, ASM80110v3, whole genome shotgun sequence, the window ACTTTTCTGTTACGACAGATTTTTTAAGCTGGCAGATTTGTGTAGCCGATTTAAGATTGTTGAtagatttgtttattttaatatgtcaTATGTAGTAACCGATTTGTTGAACTGAAACATTTTTTCTGAAGTAGTCATATTTTTGAGACAGATATGGTTATCGGAAATAGACGTAAATTTTCATGTATATATGTTTGCCCGATTTAAATTGACGGTAGACTTTTGTACTCATTTGGtggtagattttttaaattgttgtCTTTGACAGTAgacttttaaataaattttaattacttGAGTGGGACAGAATTCAAATTTCTAGCTAAATTcaactaaattttgatttaatataaattGGATATCGGTTTAGATTGATTGAATttggttttaattaattttaaaatttggtttagagttattttcggtttaaattaatttaaaccaatttgGAACAAGTCAACAAGGAAGACTATTATAGTGGTCTATCCACTGGTCGGACGGAAATTTACATGTACCACTTATATTAAACATTTTGCTCTGTTACGGTGGACGTGATCTGTTTTGGGTTGGTCAAAAAAGCCACCTCTCTTTTAGATTAGCTGACTTTGCTTGGAGAAATATGGATTACATATCACTTTACATTCatcaacaatatatatagaaacattTTCATTGGATCCCCATCCATCCTTacaatacaaaattattattagaAGTGGGAGAGACTAACATCAGTCTTCTTTAtcagaagttaaaaaaaataggaaaacggccatttcatacccaacatatcgcaatatgttcaattcatacccGACTTATATGACCGTGCCAAAACATACCTAAACATATATGGATGTGCCAAAACATATccaacttatatttttttggcaaaatcataCAGCAGCCGCCACATCAGCTGCCTTGTCATCTATTTTTGCTTGCGTGGATGAAACGTCAGCTAATTTTGCTGACAAATGTGCCGTGTATATTgcattttttcttaaaaaatacaaagaatGAACCAGCTTTTTCTTCTACCATATCTTCCATTTCTTCAGCCAAAAAATACAAAGAATGAACCAGCCTTTTCTTCTACCATCTCTTCCATTTCTTCAGCCAAAAAcattgcatttgtttttttttttttgtaaaagaaaaagaaaagatgaagATGTGATATACTATACCAACTGTGTGCTCAAAAGAAGACGTGGATGAGAagaataatttaaatttgttacAACGCCAATTAAATTTTAGGAACAATAAGGTATCTGGTTTTCCTTTGTTCATTTCAAGATACTAAAGCTTTGAGTGTTACAAGCCGTGCAACTACAATAGAGAAGAAACTCAATCCCCATCTCAACAGACTCATGCTCATGTCTCCTCTTGAGCTTGTTTCCGTCTCTTGCTCTTGTCCTGTCTTGAGTCTGTTTCACCCACATGAGTGAAATTGAGAATTTTGATCCCATAACCTTGGTCTTGAGTCTCTTAACCTTGGCatcataatcaaaatattattttctatccTTCCTATTTTGTCTTGAATTTCTTGGGTGGAAGCAAACTGACTCTATCATCTTTAACACCAGAAAATGGAATCTGAAACCAAAGTAGCTGAATTATAAAATTTCCATAAAGAAGATTACAGAAGAGAATTCAAGCAAAAAGCAAGATCCCAAAGCAAGATGCTGCTGACGTTGTGAACTAGAAGATCCAGAGAGTgtctcaaaaataaaatgatcacaTTTGTTTCCTTGTCTTCCGGCTTATTTTTTTGGAACTAATAACTGTCATCCGGCTTTGCAGGATCAATTCAAATCTAGTTATAGCAGATACCGCCTCTGTGCAATCATGTTGAAAACCTAAGAACACATAAGAAAATTGCAATCGAGCCTCTTGACAGAATGATGGATTCTGTAATTAGGGTTTTCGAAACAAAACATGAAACCAAACGATATATGTAGACAACGAAGGATAAAAACTTTGATTAGTAGAGATTCAGGACTTACGATTGGTGTTATATTGGAAACGAATCATGAGAACTCTGATGATGATTGTGAGGTTTGATATTCACTTTGACGGAGAAGAAGTTTACCACCTTGGGGGTAAAGATGACGGAGAAGTCGCAGTAACGTGATTTAGGGTTCGTTGTCTTCGAGAGAGGCGAAAACTGTTCTTCACAAACAAaaagatttctatttttttacgAAAACATGAATTCTCTAAGGGCTTATTTGTGTAATAGCCATATTTAGAAGTGAAATTAAGTGAATAAcaatgattttgacataatgaAGAAACTAGCATTTGTACCCTAATTTATCCGGTAATGCCCTTCTTCTTTGCCATTAACCGGTAAAGATGTGTTTTGTGTATCCACGTAATTCATGTAATATATggtcaaatatatttataaactattttacagAAAGGAAGAAAGAGCTATTCACGTCACACTTTATTGACCACATACATTACCTAAATGTTCTATTCCACCTGACCgaaatagtatataattataaattcattCATAACTTCTAAAAACTAAACACTACCATAACccctaatcactaaacccaacACGAAAGTATAAACCAAACTTTATCAACTAATCACTAAATTCTACACGGAAATATAAACCATAATCCAATGTCAATCCAAATCTTCCATAAACTAAATCTTAATTTTGAAATACCAGGAAGATACATTACCATTCTACATGAGGCATATAGAATAGAAAACGTGAAAATgtagttaaaatctaaaataaacgTATCAGTTAATCACTAAACTCAATGTCAACTACAATTGTACcaattaaaccctaaatcctacaCGAAAGTATAAACCCTAacccaaaataaataacatagtacATATTGGTGAAATTATGAAATGATTATGATTCCATGTGAGAAGTTAATGCTGACTCCTACCTCACCCCTTCTTCTTCAAATtactaaactctaatctctaatcactaaaccctaatccaaatataaaccctaaacccaaatagaatgaaataaaataaataactagtACATATTGGTGAAATTATGAAATGTCTATGATTGCATTTAAGAAGTTAATTCTGACCCTAACCAtacttcttcatcttcaaaatactaaaacctaatctctaatcactaaaccctaacccaaatatgaaccctaaacccaaatatcaaaatctaaaaaatacataatatttcgTAATACTAAACTATACAATATACATTAAAATGCAATTTTTACAAATTAGAAAACATGTAACAATAGATTTAAGAAATTACTAACTATGAGCAAAATAGAACACTTCTTATTAACCGTCAAATGGAATGGAACAAGATAAATAGTATAGTaacagaataaaaaatataacaaaatatgaaaatacacATTGTCTATATTTCTATTCTACATACATCTAATAGaatagaatataatataaaaaactcTTTATCTTCTTCCACATACGACGGAGATTTTCTGTAAATTCAAATACATACATGTTGGTGTCTTCGTGACTGTTTCTTTTGAAATCTGAGAAATCTCTTCTTTCCGTCATAGACAAAACCTCATAAACCGGTATGTTAGAAGAAATAATCTGCTAATAGCCGCTACCACTTTCTCACCGTCAATGTCGGAAGATGCCACAAGCGAAGATGATTGGAATAAGACTATGAAGAAGATGGGAAAGCTTTTCAAATGAGATGGAGGAGAAGAGGTGAAGTTGGATAAGCCACGATTTAGTTTTGatagattaataattatttttcttattttttggtAGCAGGTTGAACCGGTTGATGCAAAGGGTAATACAGtattaatatagataaataacGGTGTGTATAGATCTGGTAGGGAAAATAGCTAGTTGgtgaattatgttttttctgTGGTTATAGAATCCAATTTCCCATTCTCTAAATGATTTTCAATGGCTAATGTTGGGGAGAAATATGCAGGCATAAGTTTTTTCCGGCTTTCGGATAAGTCATCGACTTCCAGACCCTTTCTTAAGAAGAAACCAATAACCGACCTCTGACATAGGTCAACCTAGGCCTGGGAATTCGGATCGTCGGGTCGGGTTTGGGCCGGATcctttcgggtccgggtctttcgggtctaggagtttaggacccgatagggtaatttcaaattttcggttcTGGGTCGGTTTGGGTCGTAtcgggtccgggtcgggtcgggtcttatacagttggacccattcgggtaactagaatttatcggtttggttctgggtcgggttcgggtcgggttcggttcgggttcgacctaaaaaatacctaaaaatacaaaacaaatatgaaaatattaatatatccgaaaatatttgacattttatttaaaatttgtgtttttattatattaaaatgtgtatatatactaaactatgcgAGATAGAACAATAATTGGTTGTCTCCTAGTGGCTGACCCCTTTGCTTTGTAGACAAATAACCCGTCGTCGACTCCGCagtgattcattttatttaatttatattattaattcgggtacccgccgggtttcgggttcgggtcgggtcgggtccaagacccgcgggtcctctacaacaagacccgataTGGTAATTGATCGGATCGGTTCCTACCCAGACCGagttttttcgggtcggtttcgggtcgggtcttcgggtccggataaaatgcccaggcctaggtCCAACCCCTttgatcggaccgacccttggagcaaaatagaagttttccgcctaagagaaaaattctatttttctgattatggaagagttcgcCCTACTTTGAACCGAcgtctacaactataaaaggggaacccaaaccctagaacaagTGATCGATTTTCAGAGgctaagagattagagtttaggcgactagaactagggtttatacaaCAAACATTATAGTCGCATACACAATACTCAATAAACATCTCTTCTAGCCTCGATTGCTTACTCTTTATAAAAATCTTCTAGTATttcgtagtactaaaacgaccctacacaaaatACCATAACAGTTTGGCGTTTAGAAGAAGAGAgtaatccaactacgtgacAATGACACTAGAGGACGATACTAATCAAGCCGAGATGACTCCGAGGGAGATCGAGATCCTAAACCGGCTCGAAACCCTTCAGAGTCAGATCACTGACCTCCATGAAGTTCAGGAGACCATGCTTGGAGGTCACGAACTTCTCCaagaagttcaaaccctaaaagaacaGCTTGGGGAACACTCCAAGCAGTTGTAGcaaagcgccgagaagctagacgccatgGAAGCAGAAAATCTTGTCCTTCGACAAGAGAACCAAACCCTCGGCGAAACCAGCAATAAGCGAAAGCGATTCCGAACTAAGGTTCGACCTATGGCTTCGCTTAGTACTCCTTGCGATGGTGAAGGAACGTCTCGCTGACCCACCGGCACAAGCAACAAACCCGATGGCCGAGAGGCCGCTCACGATGCGACCCGGGTGCAAGTGGATAGCGATTCTGATACGGAGGACGAAGAATACTCACCTGATGTTCCCGCGATCTCAGATCCAGCTATAGCTGCCTACCTTGAAAGGTGGTCTCCGAAAGGTTCagcaccattcaatctatggtagaaaggcttCCAGGGGTAGCTCCCCCTATTCGGAGAAGTAATCTAGGGTCCTACTCTGATACACCTTTTGTGGAAGAGATTGCCTCGGTAGAGATGCCGCGCAAGTTCTCCttcccgagcataaagatgtacgaAGGTACAGGAGATCCCGACAATCACGTTGCTCAGTACAAGTTgctcagtacaagcaacgcatgctagcCGTAGCAATCCCTAGAGAAGCAATGAAAGCTACCATATGCAAAGGATTTGGATCAACCCTGACCGGTCCTGCTCTTCAATGGTACATTAATCTTCCTACCAAGTTCATCAGGTCCTTTGGAGTCCTTATCGATAAGTTTGTAGAGCAATTCACCAGTAGCCGCAATCTAGGGAAAAATTTGGATGATCTCTATGAAGTCTTCCAGCATAGGAATGAACCCTTGCGTTCCTACATAGCACGCTTCAACCAAGAAAAGGTGGCTATTCCCgagtgcaacgctgatacggctatctcagccttTAAGCGGGGCCTACTCCCGGAAGGAGATCTCTACAAGGAGCTGACCAAGTACAAGTGTAGAACTATGGAAGATGTATTATCCCGCGCTTGGGCTGAAGTAAGATGGGAGGAGGACGTTGCAAGTAGGGCATAGGCTTACCCGAAGCACGATCAGAAGTCCTCAAAGCCAACTAGGAACGACCGCGATGAGGCCTTCCATCCTAAGTCTGCTAAGGAGACTAGCAATCCAGGTAGGGGCAGATACCAAAACCGTCCTTTGCCTAGATCCGAAGGGATGATGGTGTCCACATGGCCCGATATATCTCATCTTGCGATAACAAAGCCGGAGCTGATCGGTGTCCTACGACAAATGGGTCCGCAAGTCAAGTGGCCCCCTAAGATGAAGGCCTCTGATGCTAACCGGAACCCCAAACTATGGTGCGAATTCCATAGCGATCACGACTACGGAAGATTCCATAACCCTGAAGATAGAAGTCATCGAGCTTCTCAAGAAAGGTCATCTGAGAGAGTTTCTCTCGGATAAGGCCAACAAACTTTTGAATAAAAAAGGTCCCGGTCTTCCTACCGAAGCGGCTCCCACATTGCCACCACATCAAGAccgggtgatccatgtcatctcaggcGGATCAGAAGTAAGTGGAATCAGCAGTGCCGCTGCCAAGAGAAGCACTCGCAATGCCAGGAACGGCCAAGAGGCTGAGGGTCCTAAGCGCCTACTCCTAGGAACAGATGAGATCAGCTTCACTGCAAGGGAGACGGAGAAGGTCCTAGCTCTTCACCATGACACCCTTGttatttcacttaccatagcgaactgcttggtcaagcgaatactTGTGTACAATGGGAGCTCCAACAACATTATCTTCCACTCAGCCTACACCGATCTGGGGCTGGAACCTAAGGCCCTAACAAGGAAGGCGACCCTTCTTGTGGGCTTTAGCGGTGATGCAGCAGCATCCCCTCCATTGGCGCCAACATGATGATTCGAAATCATCATCTTTATCTGtttggttttcttttaaattatgtCCTTATctatatttgttttagtttttataacgGTTTATAATATCCTTATCCTTATGGGAATTGTCCAATGGATGGGTATATAAACAGAGCTTTATCTTTCTTGTTAGTTACGTTTTATGTTAATAAGAAGAGCTTTGCTTTTATCCCTTGTTTGATTCGATTCAATTCATCGACAAGAAGTTGGTCTTAAGGTGCTATCGCCAAGAAACCCTTAATCGATCCAAGAACAGGTCTCTAGAACCCTAGATCGACCGTTCACCCATTCGTACGTTGCGCCaggttggtatcagagctttgcTACGCTCCGAAATCTTCTCAACCACTACGATGGTTCGTAAAACACGTTCTCAGCAATATCAGGCTGATGACGATCTCCCTGCTACACAACAATCAGTTAACGATCTCCAACAACAAATCGCCGCCTTAACTACTACAGTACCCGCTTTGACCGCCCGTCAAACTCCACCTGCACATCCCCGTCGCAACGATCAGCTTTCTGTACATGACGACTCCGACGAAGATGATGAGAATCCCTTCGCCCCTCTTcgtcaacaacaacaacgacgaAAACGTCGCAATAACGACCACGATGACTCCGGCTCCGACGATGCACGTAACGACTCATCCTGGAAAAGAGCTTCAAGCTTAATTTTCCAGAATATCATGGTTCCACAACGGCTGAAGATTTATTGGACTGGTTTGTCAAGGTCGAAGAAATCATTGAGTTCAAGCAAATTCCATTGGATCGATGTGTTCCAGTTATTGCGATTCTGTTTCGAGAAAGAGCAGCCGCCTGGTGGTCACAGGTTAAGACAACGCGAGCTCGCCTCGGGAAATCAAAAATCACGACATGGGACAAATTGAAGAGAGAGatgcaaaaaaaatttctcCCTTACAATTATGATCAGCTAAtgtttcagaaatttcagaacCTGAGACAAGGATCACGAACAGTGGATGAATATGCGACAGAATTTTTCAAGATGATCAACAAAGTGGAACTAAAAGATACCGAACAACAGTTGGTCATGCGATTTGTTGGCGGTCTACGACAGCAAATTCAATTTACTATCAACTTGTTCAGTCCAGAATCAATCTCTGAAGCACATCAACAAGCCCTTACCATTGAAGCCCAAACTCGTAGTGGATTCTCGGCTTGGGGAACATCTAGGCAAACTCGTGCTCCTCCTGCAGCGACGCCTTCAGCACCCGTCGGTACTAGCTCCACTAACACAGAGACCGCGATTGTTCCTGCTGATACACAAAAACAAACTCGTCCTGCTGGCTTTCGTTGTTACTCTTGTGGCGAAACTGGTCATCGCATATCAGCATGTCCGAACAAAGGCCGCCGCGGACTACTCCTCAACGAACAGAACAATGATGACGACGACCTCGTGGATGGTGATGATGATCCTTGTGACGCAGAGGAACTCGTAGCTGACTCTGGTTCTCTGCTTATGCTTCGGCGTTCTTGTCTTGCTCCACATAGTACCTCTCAGAATCCTCAACGAAACAACTTGTTTCATTCTAAGTGTACTATCAAAGGCAAGATCTGCAACTTCATCATAGATTCAGGAAGTTCAAAGAATGTAATCTCTTCCGAGGCAGTGAAGAAACTCTCACTTACAGAGGAACCTCACCCAAACCCATATAAGTTGGCTTGGCTGCAACACGACAATGACGTCTCGGTTACTAAAAGAACGATGGTGGCATTCTCGGTGGGTGATTCTTATCACTATAATTTATACTGCGATATAGTACCAATGGACGCTTGTCACCTACTTTTGAGTCGTCCTTGGGAATCTGATCGCCGTGTTATTCACGACGGCTTCCATAACACATacagtttttgttttaataaccACAAATTTGTGTTGAAACCGTCACCACCAGCGTCAACCTCCCCTCCATCAACGACACTTGCGGCTTCGCCTTCCTCCTTGTTGCTCCATCGAGCTCCGTTTGAGGCACAAATGAAAGATGCAGTTATGGTCTTTCTTCTCGTACTTTCTCCGGTTTCATCTATCACGCCTTCTGTGCCGCCTCAACTACACGACCTGTTAGCTGAATTCAGTGATGTCTTTCCTGATGATCTCCCAGCTGGCCTGCCTCCCTTAAGAGATATTCAGCATCGTATCGA includes:
- the LOC130500084 gene encoding uncharacterized protein LOC130500084; amino-acid sequence: MLTGTPNYGANSIAITTTEDSITLKIEVIELLKKGHLREFLSDKANKLLNKKGPGLPTEAAPTLPPHQDRVIHVISGGSEVSGISSAAAKRSTRNARNGQEAEGPKRLLLGTDEISFTARETEKVLALHHDTLVISLTIANCLVKRILVYNGSSNNIIFHSAYTDLGLEPKALTRKATLLVGFSGDAAASPPLAPT